A part of Capsicum annuum cultivar UCD-10X-F1 chromosome 6, UCD10Xv1.1, whole genome shotgun sequence genomic DNA contains:
- the LOC107873553 gene encoding uncharacterized protein LOC107873553 isoform X1 has product MNEDSQFKLTPPDKKTSQMAIDNNNKSSYRDLVRGNTTISSDYSFQCHTSAQQEEPTMTKGFISLSMEDWQRIYGPWHFIHIIRAVGRRFNHQYLKTKLTGLWIRFRAPIWIRLPQMPTEFYDVGILERIGRMLETFVKATLMTSVMIGSNTQQIQYEGEAFLCKVCRCLGHTASVCKIRPSPAITTNPSASAKQHTSLTKPAQEWQTVSFKCGKGRKENTRGIHTNMENPGPG; this is encoded by the coding sequence ATGAATGAGGATTCTCAGTTCAAACTTACCCCACCAGATAAAAAGACAAGCCAAATGGCAATCGACAACAACAATAAGAGTTCCTACAGGGATTTGGTAAGGGGAAACACCACTATTTCATCTGATTACTCCTTTCAATGCCATACTAGTGCTCAACAGGAAGAACCAACGATGACAAAAGGCTTCATCTCACTCTCCATGGAGGACTGGCAAAGGATCTACGGGCCATGGCATTTTATACACATAATAAGGGCGGTGGGAAGAAGATTTAACCATCAATACCTAAAAACAAAATTGACTGGCCTATGGATCAGATTCAGAGCACCAATTTGGATCAGATTACCCCAGATGCCTACGGAATTTTATGATGTGGGTATCCTGGAGCGCATAGGAAGGATGCTAGAAACCTTCGTTAAGGCAACTCTAATGACCTCTGTCATGATAGGAAGCAATACACAGCAGATCCAATATGAGGGCGAGGCCTTTCTCTGCAAAGTTTGCAGATGCCTTGGGCATACCGCTAGTGTATGCAAAATTCGACCATCACCAGCAATCACGACCAATCCTTCGGCATCGGCAAAACAACATACATCACTGACGAAACCAGCCCAGGAATGGCAGACGGTAAGTTTCAAATGCGGGAAAGGAAGAAAGGAGAACACCAGGGGAATTCACACAAACATGGAAAACCCAG
- the LOC107873553 gene encoding uncharacterized protein LOC107873553 isoform X2, with product MNEDSQFKLTPPDKKTSQMAIDNNNKSSYRDLVRGNTTISSDYSFQCHTSAQQEEPTMTKGFISLSMEDWQRIYGPWHFIHIIRAVGRRFNHQYLKTKLTGLWIRFRAPIWIRLPQMPTEFYDVGILERIGRMLETFVKATLMTSVMIGSNTQQIQYEGEAFLCKVCRCLGHTASVCKIRPSPAITTNPSASAKQHTSLTKPAQEWQTVQVKHVGESSYMQ from the coding sequence ATGAATGAGGATTCTCAGTTCAAACTTACCCCACCAGATAAAAAGACAAGCCAAATGGCAATCGACAACAACAATAAGAGTTCCTACAGGGATTTGGTAAGGGGAAACACCACTATTTCATCTGATTACTCCTTTCAATGCCATACTAGTGCTCAACAGGAAGAACCAACGATGACAAAAGGCTTCATCTCACTCTCCATGGAGGACTGGCAAAGGATCTACGGGCCATGGCATTTTATACACATAATAAGGGCGGTGGGAAGAAGATTTAACCATCAATACCTAAAAACAAAATTGACTGGCCTATGGATCAGATTCAGAGCACCAATTTGGATCAGATTACCCCAGATGCCTACGGAATTTTATGATGTGGGTATCCTGGAGCGCATAGGAAGGATGCTAGAAACCTTCGTTAAGGCAACTCTAATGACCTCTGTCATGATAGGAAGCAATACACAGCAGATCCAATATGAGGGCGAGGCCTTTCTCTGCAAAGTTTGCAGATGCCTTGGGCATACCGCTAGTGTATGCAAAATTCGACCATCACCAGCAATCACGACCAATCCTTCGGCATCGGCAAAACAACATACATCACTGACGAAACCAGCCCAGGAATGGCAGACG